In the Anomalospiza imberbis isolate Cuckoo-Finch-1a 21T00152 chromosome 3, ASM3175350v1, whole genome shotgun sequence genome, CAGGCAGCACCCTTGCCCCACACCACAGCACCAGCCCCTGTGCACTGCTTCAGTGGGGACCAGgtgctgagcccagccctggagACACACGACAGCCACCTGCAGAGGCAGATTCTGGAGACCCACCCAGTGGTGGCTGGGGACAACAAAACCCAGGAGGAAGATGAGACACCAGCAATCCCAGCTCATCCCCACGGCACACAGCCATCTGCTGGGAGAGTCCTCGTGCCCCACTCACAGCCGCTGGGGCTCCCAGGGAATCAGACACCACCACACAGGCACTCTGCCCTGTTGGCACAAGTtgaaagagagcagagcagctgcagggaagcaACACGAGAGCACCCAGGGCCTCAGGTAcctgagtgggaagggagaTGAGAGCAAAAAGAGGCACAGGCACCAAGACAAGGGGTACCAAGAACTAGCTCTTGTACAGGCACCAGTGTGAGGCTGTGAAGAGAGCTGCGAGTGTGTCGAGGCAGTGGGTGTGCTTCTGCACACTGCGTGTGCTTGTACTGAGGGTCTGAGGTGCCAGGGAAGGGAGATCCCAGCTCTTCCAGGTAGCAAAAGAAGAGAATAAATATAAATCTCAGAGATTTCCCCTGGGAGGAGGGTACTAAGGGAGGCTTCTCCCTCAGGTGGACTGATGGGGGCACCCCACAGCTCCGCTAAGCGTGGCTGCTTCTTGCTCTGCTTCAGCTGAGAAGGTTGCCCTGTTCCTGGGCTTGTGTCAGACTGTCTTTGCGATGTAAGTGGTGCACCCCCATCCTCTTGGGGCTACGGTGCGGCCGACTGAAAGGAGGCTTGACCCTGCCTTCTCTGCTTTCCTCTTGGACACCTCCTTGGCTGCTCTCCCCGTTTCCCTGGAGCAGCATTTCTATCTCCTCAGCTGGGCTCTCAGGCATGCCAAGGTCTACATAGTCCTTGTGCTTCTCTGTTGAGGGGCTTTCAGGCTCAGCAGTGCCTCCACCGCTTTCAAGCAACAGCTTCTGGGCTTCATCCTGTGAGAAATCTGTACCATAGTCTGAGGAGAAATGGCTCCTGCGGGCTCTGGACTCGGTGCTGTCTGTGTCCACACTTGAGTCCCGGCTCACggtccagctgcagctctgtgcagaCTCCTCACCATCCGAGTAAGCTGAGGCTGCCCTACCCAGCTCCTGCATGGAGCGGCTGAACCTCTTCTGGAGCTCGGGGGCTGTATCACGGCTGAAAGCCGTGCGGTTCATCAGCACTCGCTCTGAGGTGGGGGGTGCCTTATCCACAAACATACGCTGCCAGTTAGCCAGCAGGTCCTCctcagagctggcagagcttgcaaaGGCGCTCGGGATTTGGGGAGGGCTGCTGAATGGGCTGCTCTGGGAAGAGCCGTGAGCCCTGGCTGCTTTGGGGGACTGCTGACAGGAACAGCTGGAGGCTGAACGGTGCCCTTCTGaagcagggctgctggggagtGTCTGGTGCCTGTCATAGCTCTCATCTTCGCTCTGTACCAGGCTGAGGGAAATGGCCTGGCGCGTAGCATATGTACAGTTGGGCAGGGGGCTGTTCTTTGGGATCCTTACCTTGTCCTCAGAGAATTCAATCACTTTGCGCCCTGGGTACATAGGATGGGGAGGTGAGGGAGTAGGGTATGGGCTTAGCTTCTCAAAGGCAGGCACCTCCTCAGGCACACCTTCCACACTACTCTGTGGCTTGCAGCCACCATTCTGCTGTTTCCCCCCatctcctccctccttccccatctgccctgcactgttgCAGGCATCAGGAAGGGCTCCGCTCATGTCCACATGCACAAAGACATCCTCAGCCATGGGACAGCTGCCACTGCTAGACTTGGCTGAATTCAGAACCAGAGATTCTGGTTTCTCCAAGACTCTGGCGATAACTGAGGTGGGCACAACATCAGATGGAGCCAGGGTGTGGGCTGCCTCTTGGCCAGGGCCTGCAGACTCTTGCGTGCTGTGCAAATGCTTATTCACCATGTCCTGCAGCTCACAGGGAAGctagggagaaggaaaaggacatTAAAAGGGGGCAGCCATGCAAGCAATTTAGTTTCATGAAATCTGCCTTTTCCAACCAACCTGCATGTGTATTTTGTAGTCATTATCTTGACTCTAACATTCACCTACCTTGCCTTCAGAAGGGTATCTTTTTTCAAAGCAAACCTGCCCCATGAGTGACTAACAAGGCTCTCTAGCTGTCATAGGAGTCATGCTTCTAGGCCATGGTTCACAGGCCCCATGTGGCAAAGCAAACAGGTAAAGACAGCACATGGGCTCAGTCCCACATGCCTGTGAGTATAGAGATAAGGCCCAGCCAGCACATGCTAGGAAGGGGTCTATTGATCTGTGGAAAATCAGCTGGTGGTTGCACTGAAGTGACTCTACAGCCCCCACTGCTGAGATCCACAGTGCTCCCTGAATGCATAATTGCAGCCATGCTGCCTTGGCAGCCTGCCCACAGACCAGGATCGATGCCTTCCTGTGTTCCTACCAACTCCAACACATCACCCCGCTTCCTCACTCTCTCCATTTCAAAGAGACAAACACAGGGCTTATGACCAAAGTTGTTGGACTGGGGTCTCACCAGGGGGTAAGCACTACCCCTAGTCCTGCAAATGGGCACTACTGCTTTCCCCATTACCCTGCCAAGCTGCCCTCACCTGGGTCACCACAGGCAAGTGAAGTATGAAGTGGAGAGCAGAGGTCCCCAAGCCACTCAGTGGCACAGTGAGGTCTGTCCCATCACAGCCAGAAGGAAACTGCACGCACATCTGGGTGTGCAGGGCACACTGCATAACAACAACTGGCTGTGAGGCAGGCTGTCTGCATAGCTGCTCAGAACCAAACTCCCTCCAGTGGCAGCCATGTGGAACACAGTGCTCTGGGGGGCAGAATTCAAAGCTCCAGAGAGGCGGGACAGCTGGGAGAGAGGTTACCCCAGCAGTAACTGATACACTGACCTCAAGAGTGCTAATTTCAGACACAATGGGGGAGGGTGACATAGTGGTCACCTGCTAAGTTAAAAAAGACAAGCATGTAGTTTTGCTGAGATGAACATAAGAAGGGACAGAGACTAGAGGTATGGTGAAGAGAGAGCTGGGCTAAGGGCCTGGACAATACTTTCAACCAAAGAACTGATACTACTAATGTGAAAGAAGATGAGAGCAGGATGAGCTGAACTGCCCCCACCCTCATCCCTCCCCACAAGGGGCAGTGAGTTGGtaccagctcctcctgctcagaAGGCCTAGAAAACCCTGAATGCTGCCTCACACATTTCTCCTCAGAGTAGTAAGTGACATCAGGTCAGACTACTGCTGCTTCTTATGAGGCAGTATGGCCCTTCCATGTGGCCAggtgaggaaggaaaaaggatggCGCAGAGTAGAGAGAGGTCTGTCCTCCTGCCAGCTACCAGCACACACCCAGCAGACTATCAAGTTCAAGGTTATTGTGCTTTTTATAACAGCTCCTGGCTGAACTGTGAAATGGAGCTGTCATGAAAGGGGAGCTGGGAGAAACTCTGTGCTGCATTCTCAGTGGGAGTGGGAACAGGAACCTCACCCCACCTCTGAGACTAAAGGATGAGAGGCCAGCAGCCCTGTGGAGAAAGCAAAATGCAGTCAAAGCCCATGAGCCCTTCTTCCCCACCTCAGCAGGATTACTACTCACATCAGCAAACTTGTGGTTCCTGAAGTGAGACTTGTTACACTTGAGCAGCTGTACTGCGAGGTTACAGTCCTGTCGATAGCGTTCCTGCAAGAGAGGGCACAGGTGTGCAACACTGTCAGACTTGCCCAAACTCTTACCCAAAAAGGCACCAACTGACCAGATACTGCTTGAACAGAAGCCAGAAGAGGCATCTGATGAATCGTTCATGAGGGCACTGCCATTCCCTCCTCCCTGTActtttatgtattttctttcaacTCAGCCACggtgtccctttcaactcaaGTCCTTGTTCCTGGCATATCCACTGTCAGTGTATCAAGCCCCACTCCCTCTGGGGATTTTAAccatccccaaaaatcccaccttTTCTCTCCCATCCCATAGCTCAGCTATATCTCATGATGCAGACAGACTGGAAGGAGTTGAGAGCAGTTAATAGAGTCAAGCACTGGATCCAGGAACTTCTATATTAATGGTGTAGAAAAGGCTCCCTCCTAGCTCTGGAGTGAATGACCCCTCCTTAGGTACAGCCCAGACTCAAGTCAAACCCTAAGCTTAAAAGAGCAAATACATCAAAATTGAAGATCCGTTCTTCCCTGTTCAACCCCTCAGACCCTCTTCTGTTTGTCTGTCCCTGCTATCCTGTACAGCTCCTGCACTTCCATACACACTGGAGTCATTCAAGTGCTCCTTTACATTAATGACTttgaacaaaaggaaaagccCACACCTCACAGACTTTCACAGTCATTTGCAGACTGACACTTACATTGAGTTCCTCCAGCTTATTGATGGTGGTTTTGGCATCAAGCAATTTATTAGTGAGCTCTACAATCTCCCAGTCCAGCGTCTTGCGGtccatttctgcctttttaatCTGGGATGCAAGAATACCAGGTTTAAAACTCTCAAGCACAGAACCTGGCTTTATCACCCACCTCAGCCCAAGCATAGCACAATGACATGTTCAGCTGGGATACAAAAAACTtccagacagacagacagacagacagacaaggGACACAACCCTCTTCAAAGGAAGGTGATTCCAAAAGCCAAATGGGACCAGCCACTCTGCTAGCTACAGAGACAACAGGTTGAGTCTGAACCTCCTTGATGCAGTATCTCTTCTTGCAGCACCGGCATGTTTCCTCTCTGCCCCTGGTCCCCATGGTGCCCCACAAAAAGCTAGTGGTCTTGAGCGATCAATCCCAATCTGCCACTGATAGCAAAGACCTCTGAGATTGTGATACTCAGCCCTCCTTCCTGGGGAAACCGAAACAGGAGTACTGCTTGAAAATAGCGGTCAATACTGAATGGACTAAAGGGGGAAGACACTATCTTGCAAGAGTTTAGCCTTGCTCTAGTAAGTAAGAGGACCTGTCGCTTCATTTGAAGTTCAGCTAATGTCCTCTGTAAAGAAGGCAACCTTGCCTCTTCAGACTCTCTAACAGTTCAGGTACAGGGACAGCAGCTCAGAACAACCAAGCTGTCGCTGTCTCAAGAAGTTCTTCCAAACTGCTCAAGGGTGTTGTGAGGCTGTGACCAGCAGGGCCAGCTGTGCATCTCAGGTAGAGCACAGCAACAGGCAAGTGGATAGGGGAGCCAGTACTTCACCAGTATGCAGTCTCTTCAGGCACCAGCACAATGAATAATCGGTAGTAAATATTAACCCAAGAAATTCAAGTTCTAGAACCAAAAAATCTCATCCTGGGCTACACAGAGGCAATCAGCACTTCAGCTATTTGACTTGCCTGCTCACAGCTcagaaggggaaggaaagggagcAAACAAGGCTCACAGCCATCCACACCTTATGCAGTGCTGCAACTTATGGGCACCACTTCCCAACATGTCATGCTCCAGCTGGCTCAGAGTCAAGCACGCTTAAGACGAAGCCCTGCAAGCTAGGACCTGCTGCATCTGCGAGCAGCTGCTGAATACCAGGTGAGCCCTTGGCTGGACAAGGGCTAGGGCCCCTCCATCTGAGATGGTGTATGTGGGATTGACAACGAGACCAACAGGCTGAGACACgtaaagaggaaaaaggaaaaacacacaaacGAAAAGACGCAACTGCAAAAATCCAGCTTTGGCTGAGAGAGGCCTGAGAGGTGAGTGCGCCCAGAGTGTGCCAGCGGCAGcgtggggaggagaaagagaaagagagggggagggagagaaaagaaacagccaTGAGTGTTATGAATGCACACAACAGACATACACGCACATTGGCTCTGCTCTGACTGCCCCGTCCTCCCAGGATGACCACCCCAAGACTAGATGACACATCCCTGGCACTTTGAAAGGGACCGAAGCAACATGACGGAACACCATGCAATTATGTTGTGAGGAACCAAAGCTCTCATGCATGACCACTTACGGGTTCAGTAAATCAAGAAAACCACTCATGATACCAGCCAGAATGGGGAGTAGATGATCATGGCCAGAATCTCACCCCTCACTCACTGCCACATCTGCTGGGTAAAGACAGGGCCCCTTCCCCCATCTCCTCCTAACACACACTGGTCTCTTCCACCTCATCTCTCTAGTGACTTAATAGGGCACTCACCAGGGCATGCAGCTTCTCCTCCAGGTCTTGGTTGGTTCTCTGGGAAGCAGTGTAGCTGTTCTGCAACCTATAGAAACAAGTTTGTATGCTTGGGAATGGATCTCGGGCACCTATTCAAGTTGGCTTCATAGGTGCCAAGAAAACCACCAACTCCAGAACTCAGAAAATCTGCTACTAAGACAACCAGGCACATTAACCATGCCTCACCTCTGACACATGATGGCTTTCAGACCCCAAGTTACTGGAGGCAAGATGAGGCTGGTGGGGTGAAAGGATCCTGCAGGAGGGGATGTAGATTACTTTGGAAGACTCCTCTGAGCTATGTCACATCTAATCACATTACCAGTGACTGGCACTGATTTTTAACTAAGGTACTTTCCAGGTAAAGCAAGGATGTATTTTCTTGCAGCCACCAGTGGCTTTTTTTGCACACATGCTTACACCCAACAGATGAAGAATTCCCTGTCATCAGCCTTTCATGCTGGCAGCATTCCTACATTGTACCTGGGAAGAAATAATGGCTGCAGAGCCTTTATCTCCCCTAGAGTCTGGAGGTGCACCTTTTCCAGCACACCTTTGATTTGCACAACAGGGCACAACCTGCTCATGCCAGGTGAGGGAGTCTTTGGTGTGAGGGTTCTTTCTAACTCTACCCCTCTCATTTTCTTTGTCATACCTACGGAATTTGTCCTTGAacttctccagctcctcacGGTTCTGGCCCAGTTCCATCTCAAGGTAGTCCTGACCTGACTCCAGTTCCCTCTCCATTGCCTCCATTTTGTTAGTCACGTATGTCAGCCGTCGACGAAGCTCCTCATTCTCATGCTGCAGTAGCCTGGGGCAGGAACCAGGAGCAAGGTACCACTGAGTGTACAAGGAGTATTCCACACCAGCACCCCCACCCCGCTGCCCTGCACTACGGCCAAAGAGCCCTCACAGGGGCCTCAGGAAGTTGGAAACTGAACACTCAGGAGACTCCCATGCATGAAGCAA is a window encoding:
- the TJAP1 gene encoding tight junction-associated protein 1 isoform X2, with product MSSAAPSKKPYRKAPPQHREIRHEVPIIRDDQDGVILAEQSQEPLTDAERMKLLQHENEELRRRLTYVTNKMEAMERELESGQDYLEMELGQNREELEKFKDKFRRLQNSYTASQRTNQDLEEKLHALIKKAEMDRKTLDWEIVELTNKLLDAKTTINKLEELNERYRQDCNLAVQLLKCNKSHFRNHKFADLPCELQDMVNKHLHSTQESAGPGQEAAHTLAPSDVVPTSVIARVLEKPESLVLNSAKSSSGSCPMAEDVFVHVDMSGALPDACNSAGQMGKEGGDGGKQQNGGCKPQSSVEGVPEEVPAFEKLSPYPTPSPPHPMYPGRKVIEFSEDKVRIPKNSPLPNCTYATRQAISLSLVQSEDESYDRHQTLPSSPASEGHRSASSCSCQQSPKAARAHGSSQSSPFSSPPQIPSAFASSASSEEDLLANWQRMFVDKAPPTSERVLMNRTAFSRDTAPELQKRFSRSMQELGRAASAYSDGEESAQSCSWTVSRDSSVDTDSTESRARRSHFSSDYGTDFSQDEAQKLLLESGGGTAEPESPSTEKHKDYVDLGMPESPAEEIEMLLQGNGESSQGGVQEESREGRVKPPFSRPHRSPKRMGVHHLHRKDSLTQAQEQGNLLS
- the TJAP1 gene encoding tight junction-associated protein 1 isoform X3 is translated as MAVSFLSLPLSFSFSSPRCRWHTLGALTSQASLSQSWIFAIKKAEMDRKTLDWEIVELTNKLLDAKTTINKLEELNERYRQDCNLAVQLLKCNKSHFRNHKFADLPCELQDMVNKHLHSTQESAGPGQEAAHTLAPSDVVPTSVIARVLEKPESLVLNSAKSSSGSCPMAEDVFVHVDMSGALPDACNSAGQMGKEGGDGGKQQNGGCKPQSSVEGVPEEVPAFEKLSPYPTPSPPHPMYPGRKVIEFSEDKVRIPKNSPLPNCTYATRQAISLSLVQSEDESYDRHQTLPSSPASEGHRSASSCSCQQSPKAARAHGSSQSSPFSSPPQIPSAFASSASSEEDLLANWQRMFVDKAPPTSERVLMNRTAFSRDTAPELQKRFSRSMQELGRAASAYSDGEESAQSCSWTVSRDSSVDTDSTESRARRSHFSSDYGTDFSQDEAQKLLLESGGGTAEPESPSTEKHKDYVDLGMPESPAEEIEMLLQGNGESSQGGVQEESREGRVKPPFSRPHRSPKRMGVHHLHRKDSLTQAQEQGNLLS
- the TJAP1 gene encoding tight junction-associated protein 1 isoform X1; this translates as MGQRSGKRCPNRSRGHRSKFVSRSMETVLVSGDERHHPTCSFQSRSLERSLIFKEPPEVLTPRKFRVSSTHLPLKGILKQTNMTGSCPESLCKSRSVETLCHGRGSRKYSDPQLCLSPREKRSLEQSSSSRPADSVKHREKITEEKLQFSKFLDEITQRVLSPNRLCSLGETRGAEQDQSSPLFPRSSVQEGQGEGRLKGVKTKHATERSPCPSRRKAEKKSEGLGMASGQRKYAEEAERVSRLRKKPVLGRKDSKGKLLSLERRVVDVCQYELQQLADLGLAGTSSGQQHSLSSWKSSAEGRRDESSPCSQLLQPHHQCVKLGQKRTVEPNYPEKGSCSTPTCWSREEGPTPSRSSPSFNLALNKEPLTDAERMKLLQHENEELRRRLTYVTNKMEAMERELESGQDYLEMELGQNREELEKFKDKFRRLQNSYTASQRTNQDLEEKLHALIKKAEMDRKTLDWEIVELTNKLLDAKTTINKLEELNERYRQDCNLAVQLLKCNKSHFRNHKFADLPCELQDMVNKHLHSTQESAGPGQEAAHTLAPSDVVPTSVIARVLEKPESLVLNSAKSSSGSCPMAEDVFVHVDMSGALPDACNSAGQMGKEGGDGGKQQNGGCKPQSSVEGVPEEVPAFEKLSPYPTPSPPHPMYPGRKVIEFSEDKVRIPKNSPLPNCTYATRQAISLSLVQSEDESYDRHQTLPSSPASEGHRSASSCSCQQSPKAARAHGSSQSSPFSSPPQIPSAFASSASSEEDLLANWQRMFVDKAPPTSERVLMNRTAFSRDTAPELQKRFSRSMQELGRAASAYSDGEESAQSCSWTVSRDSSVDTDSTESRARRSHFSSDYGTDFSQDEAQKLLLESGGGTAEPESPSTEKHKDYVDLGMPESPAEEIEMLLQGNGESSQGGVQEESREGRVKPPFSRPHRSPKRMGVHHLHRKDSLTQAQEQGNLLS